DNA sequence from the Streptomyces canus genome:
ATGTTCTCGCCGAGCCGGTGCTCCGCGCGTCCGACCTCGGTCAGGCCGTACGCCGGTACGGCCAGTTCCTCGATCTCCTCGCGGCGAAGGCCCAGGGCGACGGCGCGTGCCTCCAGGGCCGCGTCGAGCAGCTTGGCGGTGTTCTTGTACGTCACCCGGGTGGCCAGGCGGGCCAGTTCGGCGAGGGCCGCCTCACTGTCGATGCGGGCGAGGGCGTTGACACCGGCGTTGGCGACCTTCGGGTTGCGCGGGCCGAGGCCGGCGACCTTCTTGAGGGAGGTCTCGACGAGGACGCCGAGGGCGCGGGCGGAGTCGGGGTGCGCCGGGAGGAGGGAGAGGAGCCAGGCGAGGCCGCGGAGGGCGTTCGCGTTGTAGGGGTCGTAGGCGCTGTTGACGTCGGGTTCGTACCGCCCGCGTTCCAGCTCGAAGGTGCGGGGGCGGCCGACCAGGGTGAGCCAGCGGATCACCGCCTCGCGGACGCGGTCGGGACCGAGCGGGTCGACCAGGTCTGCTGCCTGCTTGTCCCACTTGGGGGACGGCTTGGCCGCGGTGGCGGTCGCCATGTGGGTCAGGAGTCGCTGCCAGGCGGGGCCGGTCTCCCGCAGGGCTTCCTCGGCCCACTCCTCCCCGACGTTGAGGGGCGGCTCGGTCAGCTTCTTGGCCGTCCTGGGCAGGTCCTCGTTCTGGTAGGCGTGGAGGACCGAGCGGCGGACCGTGGCGACGACGGCGGGCGCGACCGGGCGGCCCGCGGCCAGCTCGGCCTCGATGAGGTTCTCGTAGCGGGCGCCCCACCCGAAGGAGTGCTGCCGGGAGATCCCGTCGAGCAGGGACAGACGCTCCGCGGTCAGGCGGTCGTGGGGCGGCAGGTCGCGGGAGACGATGCCCAGCAGGATCAGCGCGTTCTGCCGGGCGTTCGGGCCTGCCTGTTCCGAGTGGTACTGCGTCACGAGGCCGTCGGCGACCCCCGACCGTGCCTCCGGCGGCAGTTCGCGCAGCAGGGCCGGCACGCCGTCCCACAGGCCGGCCCAGTTGCCGTTGTTGGCGACCGCGGCCTTGAGCAGGTCGGCGGCGAGCTCCTCCAGGTCACCGTCGGCAACCCGCTGCCGGATCAGGTCCTTGTACTTCTGGATCTCGCCCATGGTCAGCCACCCACCAGCGGGACGAGCTTGAGGAACGTGACCTCGGTGCCGAGCACGAGGTCGATCTCCTCGTCGAGCTCGGTCACCTGGCGGTCGCCGACCAGCACCAGGAAGCCGTTGCCCGCGAAGGCCTTGAGGGCGAGCTCGGTCTGGGTCTCGGGGTCGATGCGGCGGGGCGTGCGCAACGCGTAGCCGTTCAGCACGCGTTCGGTGTTCTCGGGCTGGACCAGGCCCTGGAAGACGGCGGGCGTACGCGCGTTGTACTCGGCGACCTCCTGGAAGACCCGGCGGCGGATCAACTCGCGCACGGCGAGCCGCTCCTCGGCGATCTCCAGACCCCAGCCGTCACTGCGGCTCCCGCTCGTCGTCTCGTCGACGAACATCACGATTCCCATACCGAAGACGGTACGAGGCACCACTGACAACGGGCCCGGCTCGGCAGGGGTCACACGATGTTGCGGACCACCGTCCAGGCCACGGCCACCGCGAGGACGACCACCTGCGCCCGGGGGCTCAGCGTGGGGCGCCAGCGGCGGCCGCGCAGGCCCTCCCACGCCCAACGGCCCAGCAGGATCAGGGCGTACGGCGAGGCGAGCAGCAGAGCCCGGTTGTCCAGCCACGCCTCGGTGAAGTGACCGTGCATCAGGTCGTACACCATGCGGGTGCCGCCGCAGGCCGGACAGAGCAGGCCGGTGAGCATGCGGAACGGGCACTGCGGCAGGAGGTGGCCGGGGTCGTGCGGGTCGGTGCGGTAGAGGTACACGGCACCGGCGGCTCCCGCGGCGAGCACCGCCGAGGGTGCCGCCGCGGGGTGGCGGAGCGGGGAGCGCCGCACGGAGGAACGGGGCACCGCCGGAGCGGTGCCGGAGGCCGCGGCGCCCTCCGCCCTAGCTTCGGAGGATCCGGCCGTGTTCATCGGTGTGGTCGTTTCCGGTGAGCAGGAGGATGCCGTCGACCAGCGACCAGATGCCCAGGCCGCCACAGGTGAAGAGCTGTGCGAGTCCCATCCCGACGTTGCCCAGGTAGAAGCGTCCTACGCCGAAGCCGCCGAGGGTGA
Encoded proteins:
- a CDS encoding DUF2752 domain-containing protein; protein product: MNTAGSSEARAEGAAASGTAPAVPRSSVRRSPLRHPAAAPSAVLAAGAAGAVYLYRTDPHDPGHLLPQCPFRMLTGLLCPACGGTRMVYDLMHGHFTEAWLDNRALLLASPYALILLGRWAWEGLRGRRWRPTLSPRAQVVVLAVAVAWTVVRNIV